A section of the Phaseolus vulgaris cultivar G19833 chromosome 8, P. vulgaris v2.0, whole genome shotgun sequence genome encodes:
- the LOC137826731 gene encoding uncharacterized protein isoform X3 translates to MDTVVSTTIESTVKTVGRVVKRQVGYFFNYKDKFKELKSYIQKLEHNRERLQHQVDDALRNADEIENDVQGCLKLMDEKIKEYKSYIHNEYHAKTICSLGFFPNNFQLRYQLGREATKKVEEIIRDELWKKGFDNVSYQKGPSIDATFSNMGYESFPSRNTNMEMILKALEDSTVDMIGVHGPGGVGKTALVKEVAKIVQEKKLFKTVVIANISRNPDFKKIQGQIADMLGMRLEGESEIARVDRIRKRLKNEKENALIILDDLWDGLDLNKLGIPCNDDESQRGVSNISDFGNNDDISNFAYNKTKKKELSKVDLNSMKKEKLFRRYKGGKVLLTSRYKQVLCNQMDVQQSSTFSVGVLDKKEAETLLKKVADVKTSEFDENAIEIAKWSAGFPIALVSIGRTLKHKSLSAWEDVCQQIKRQSFTEEWGFTDFSIKLSYDHLKNEQLKCIFLHCARMGHDALIMDLVKFCIGLNLLQGVHTITDARKRVKEVIHELEESSLLVRSYSDDRFTMHDIVRDVAISISSKEKHVFFMKNSILDEWPHEDDFERYTAIFLHYCDINDELPESIHCPRLEVLHIDNKSESFEIPDDFFKSMVRLRVLVLTGVNLSCLPSSIKCLKKLRILCLERCTLGNNLSIIGELKNLRILTLSGSKYESLPLEFGQLNKLQLLDISNCSKLREIRSNIIPRMNTLEELYIRDNLILWEAEENINSGNARMSELRNLNQLQNLDIHIQSSGHFPRNLFFDNLKSYKIVIGEFNLLNLNKVGEFKVPDKYEEVKFLALNLEEGIDIHSEKWVKMLLKNVECLLLGELNDVQDIFYELNVEGFPNLKHLSIVNNFGIKYIINPAERFYPLLTFPKLESIWLYKLHNLEIICDNRLVEASFRSLKVIKIKACVKLGNLFPFSMVRLLTVLETIEVCDCDSLKEIVSDERQTHDDKIEFPQLRVLTLKCLPTFTCLYTIDKMSDSAQSLQDRVQQHRNKDIFTDIENGVINSCLPLFNEKVSIPKLEWLELSSINIQKIWSDQYDHCFQNLLTLNVTDCGNLKYLLSLSMAGSLVNLQSLFLSECEMMEDIFPSENEEYIDVFPKLKKIEIICMENLGAHTLEWPALKELDIVDCIMLEGLTSKIINSTVQPIVLATEKVLYNLENMSFSLNEAEWLQKYIANVHKMHKLEELTLFGLNNSEILFWFLHRLPNLKILSLKLCHLERIWGFENLISREKIGVVMQLEEFRLNCMWALEEIGFEHDVLLQRVKCLIILQCKKLRNLASSSVSFSYLRYLEVGNCMMRNLMTTSTAKTLVQLKTMKVSSCPMIVEIVAENVEEKVEEIEFKVLESLELVSLQNLKCFSNVEKCDLKFPLLEKLVVSECPQMTKLSEVQSAPNLEKVHVAAEEKDKWYWEGDLNATLQKHFTDQVSFEYSKYARLIDYPETKGVRHDKPVFPDNFFNCLEKLEFDAACKRDVLIPSHVLLHLKNLKELNVHSSNAVKVIFDIDEIEIKMKRIFFRLEKLTLKNLQNLKCVWKENLEGTVSFPNLQEVVVHGCGSLVTLFSVSLARNLEKLKTLEIQECDKLVEIVEKEDAMETGMTVFVFPCLYHLTFSSMPLLSCFYPGKHHLECPLLYSLHVQYCPKLKLFTSNFDDGENQGVIEAPISPLQQPLFSVEILSSPKLKKLVLNEKIIMLLSDARLPQDLLYKLNHLSLCFGDDNNEKDTLPFDFFHKVPNLEELVVENCFGLKEIFPSQKLQVHDTVLVRLKELFLLQLNELDWVGLEHPWVQPYSEKLELLYLSNCPQVEKIVYFAVSFINLKQLYVKLCEKMEYLFTFTTLKSLVKLESLVVEECESIKEIAKNEDEDDCDEIVFGQLTLIELNCLPSLVSFYSGNATLRCSSLVAVKVTECPNMETFSQGVIKAPTLLGIQTSEDIDVTFNDDLNTTIRRLFHQKDFFNYSKRRILDYYLEMTKVQHKKPAISDNFFGSFKKLEFDAAFNRPLLIPSHVLPYLKNLEELNVHSSDAIQVIFDIDESEVKMKGIVYCLKKLTLKKLSNLKCVWKEYSRGIVSFPNLQEVVVKDCGSLVTLFSSFLAKNLEKLETLRMKRCEKLIEIVGKEDGMEHGTTLMFELPVLSLLCLENMPLLSCFYPKKHHLECPSLKVLFVICCPNLKLFSSDFDDSQKRVIEASISPIQQPLLSVEKVSPKLVALAFNEENIKLMSYAHLPQDLLCKLKFLVVYFEDNNEKGTLPFDFFHKVPNLELLFVHQCFGLKEIFPSQKLQVHDTIFVRLKQLYLQQLNELEWIGLEHPWVQPYCEKT, encoded by the exons ATGGACACAGTTGTCTCTACAACAATTGAGAGTACAGTGAAAACTGTAGGACGCGTGGTCAAACGACAAGTGGGCTACTTTTTCAATTACAAAGACAAATTTAAAGAGTTGAAATCTTACATTCAGAAGTTGGAACATAATAGGGAGAGGCTACAACATCAAGTTGATGATGCACTAAGGAATGCAGATGAAATTGAAAATGACGTTCAAGGTTGCTTAAAGCTGATGGATGAGAAGATAAAAGAATACAAAAGCTATATTCACAATGAATATCATGCAAAGACAATTTGCTCACTTGGTTTCTTTCCAAATAACTTCCAACTGAGGTATCAACTAGGCAGAGAAGCTACAAAGAAGGTAGAGGAAATCATACGAGATGAACTTTGGAAGAAAGGATTTGACAATGTTTCGTATCAAAAAGGCCCATCCATTGATGCTACTTTTTCAAACATGGGCTATGAGAGCTTTCCGTCTAGAAATACAAATATGGAGATGATTTTGAAAGCACTGGAAGACTCTACTGTTGATATGATTGGAGTTCATGGGCCTGGTGGTGTTGGTAAGACCGCTTTAGTGAAAGAAGTTGCTAAGATAGTTCAAGAAAAGAAGTTGTTCAAGACCGTGGTTATAGCAAATATTAGCAGAAATCCTgatttcaaaaaaattcaagGACAAATTGCTGACATGCTAGGAATGAGATTAGAAGGGGAAAGTGAGATTGCAAGAGTAGATCGTATTAGAAAGAGGTTAAAGAACGAAAAGGAGAACGCCCTTATTATCCTTGATGATCTATGGGATGGATTGGACTTGAATAAACTTGGGATTCCATGTAATGATGATGAAAGCCAACGAGGGGTCAGTAACATATCTGATTTTGGAAACAACGATGACATATCTAATTTTGCTTACAATAAGACAAAGAAAAAAGAGTTGTCCAAAGTTGATTTGAATAGCATGAAAAAGGAAAAGTTATTCAGGCGTTACAAAGGAGGCAAAGTTCTTCTAACATCTAGATATAAACAAGTACTATGTAATCAAATGGATGTGCAACAGAGCTCAACTTTTTCAGTGGGAGTCCTTGATAAAAAAGAGGCAGAGACTTTGCTTAAGAAAGTCGCTGATGTAAAAACTTCTGAGTTTGATGAGAATGCTATTGAAATTGCAAAATGGAGTGCTGGATTTCCCATAGCATTAGTTTCCATAGGAAGGACACTAAAGCATAAAAGCTTATCCGCATGGGAGGATGTTTGTCAACAAATTAAAAGACAAAGTTTTACAGAAGAATGGGGATTTACTGACTTCTCTATCAAGTTGAGCTACGATCATCTAAAAAATGAGCAGCTAAAGTGTATTTTCTTACATTGTGCAAGAATGGGACATGATGCTTTGATTATGGACTTGGTCAAATTTTGCATTGGTTTGAATTTGCTGCAAGGAGTCCACACAATTACAGATGCGAGGAAAAGAGTGAAGGAGGTTATACATGAGCTAGAAGAATCGAGTTTGTTAGTGAGGAGTTATTCTGATGACCGCTTCACCATGCATGACATTGTGCGAGATGTTGCTATTTCAATATCATCTAAAGAAAAACATgtgttttttatgaaaaattccattcttgatgagtggcctcacGAAGATGACTTTGAAAGGTACACTGCCATTTTTTTACACTATTGTGACATCAATGATGAGCTTCCTGAGAGTATACATTGTCCTAGACTTGAAGTCTTACATATTGACAATAAAAGTGAATCTTTCGAAATACCAGATGACTTTTTTAAATCTATGGTTCGACTTAGAGTGTTGGTATTGACTGGTGTTAATCTATCTTGCTTACCTTCATCAATTAAATGCCTAAAAAAACTAAGAATACTTTGTTTGGAGAGATGCACTCTAGGAAATAACCTATCAATCATCGGTGAGTTAAAGAATCTACGAATCCTTACTCTTTCTGGGTCTAAATATGAAAGTTTGCCTCTTGAATTTGGGCAATTGAATAAGCTTCAGCTTTTGGACATAAGCAATTGTTCAAAACTAAGAGAAATAAGGTCCAATATCATACCAAGGATGAACACTTTAGAGGAACTTTATATCAGAGACAATCTGATTCTATGGGAGGCTGAGGAAAATATCAATAGTGGAAATGCTAGAATGTCTGAGTTGAGGAACTTGAATCAGTTGCAAAATCTAGACATACACATTCAGAGTTCTGGCCATTTTCCACGAAACTTGTTTTTCGACAATTTGAAAAGTTACAAGATTGTCATTGGTGAATTCAACTTGCTTAACTTGAATAAAGTTGGAGAATTCAAAGTCCCTGACAAGTATGAGGAGGTGAAATTTTTGGCATTGAACCTAGAAGAAGGTATTGATATTCATTCAGAAAAATGGGTTAAAATGTTGTTAAAAAATGTTGAATGTTTACTGTTGGGGGAACTCAACGATGTTCAAGATATTTTCTATGAATTAAATGTTGAGGGATTTCCAAATTTGAAGCATTTATCCATTGTAAACAATTTTGGCATTAAGTATATTATCAACCCTGCGGAGCGGTTTTACCCTTTACTCACTTTTCCCAAATTGGAGTCCATATGGCTTTACAAACTGCATAATTTGGAGATAATATGTGACAATCGGCTTGTAGAGGCATCTTTTCGTAGTTTAAAAGTGATCAAGATTAAAGCATGTGTTAAATTGGGAAACCTTTTCCCATTTTCCATGGTTCGACTCCTCACTGTGCTTGAAACAATTGAAGTCTGTGATTGTGATTCTTTGAAGGAGATAGTTTCAGATGAAAGACAAACTCATGATGACAAGATTGAGTTTCCCCAGTTACGAGTTTTAACGTTAAAGTGTTTACCAACATTTACTTGTTTATATACCATTGATAAGATGTCTGATAGTGCACAATCGTTGCAAGACCGAGTACAGCAACACAGGAACAAAGATATTTTCACTGACATCGAGAACGGGGTCATTAATTCTTGCCTTCCACTCTTCAATGAAAAG GTTTCAATTCCCAAATTAGAATGGTTGGAGTTATCCTCAATCAACATCCAGAAGATATGGAGTGACCAATATGACCATTGTTTTCAAAATTTGCTCACGTTGAACGTGACAGATTGTGGTAATTTAAAGTATTTACTATCACTCTCCATGGCTGGAAGTTTGGTGAATCTTCAAAGCCTTTTTCTAAGTGAATGTGAAATGATGGAGGATATATTTCCTTCAGAAAATGAAGAG TATATTGATGTTTTTCCAAAGTTGAAGAAAATAGAGATCATTTGCATGGAGAACCTCG GAGCTCACACTTTAGAGTGGCCAGCATTAAAGGAATTGGATATAGTCGATTGTATCATGTTGGAAGGGTTGACTTCAAAAATCATAAATTCAACAGTGCAACCAATTGTTTTAGCTACAGAAAAG gtgTTGTACAACTTGGAAAATATGTCATTTAGCTTGAACGAAGCAGAGTGGTTGCAGAAATACATTGCTAATGTTCACAAAATGCACAAACTAGAAGAACTTACCTTGTTTGGATTGAATAATAGTGAAATTCTCTTTTGGTTTCTTCATAGACTtccaaatttgaaaattttaagtTTGAAACTTTGTCACTTGGAAAGGATTTGGGGTTTTGAAAATCTTATTTCACGTGAAAAAATAGGTGTTGTTATGCAACTTGAAGAGTTTAGGTTAAATTGCATGTGGGCTCTTGAAGAGATTGGCTTTGAGCATGACGTGCTTCTTCAAAGGGTAAAATGCTTAATCATTCTACAATGTAAAAAATTGAGAAATCTAGCGTCGTCCTCAGTGTCTTTTAGTTACTTAAGATATTTAGAAGTGGGGAACTGCATGATGAGGAATTTAATGACAACCTCAACTGCTAAAACCTTGGTTCAACTCAAAACGATGAAAGTAAGTTCATGTCCAATGATTGTGGAAATCGTTGCAGAAAATGTTGAGGAAAAAGTAGAAGAGATTGAGTTTAAAGTATTAGAATCATTAGAATTGGTGTCTCTACAAAATCTCAAGTGTTTCTCGAATGTGGAGAAGTGTGACTTAAAATTCCCACTACTGGAAAAATTAGTAGTGAGTGAATGCCCTCAAATGACAAAATTATCTGAAGTCCAAAGTGCTCCAAACCTAGAGAAAGTACATGTTGCAGCCGAAGAAAAAGACAAGTGGTATTGGGAAGGTGATTTGAATGCAACCCTGCAGAAACATTTCACAGATCAG gTTTCTTTTGAATATTCAAAGTATGCAAGACTTATTGATTATCCTGAGACGAAAGGTGTTCGGCACGACAAACCTGTTTTCccagataatttttttaactgttTAGAGAAATTGGAATTCGATGCAGCATGTAAAAGAGATGTTTTGATTCCCTCTCATGTCCTTCTTCACTTGAAGAACTTAAAAGAATTGAATGTGCATAGTTCGAATGCAGTGAAGGTAATATTTGACATTGATGAGATTGAGATCAAGATGAAGAGAATATTCTTTCGTTTGGAAAAACTTACTTTAAAAAACTTGCAAAATTTGAAATGTGTATGGAAGGAAAACCTCGAAGGAACTGTCAGCTTTCCCAATTTGCAAGAAGTGGTTGTTCATGGTTGTGGAAGCTTGGTAACATTGTTTTCTGTATCCCTAGCCAGAAATCTTGAGAAGCTTAAAACACTTGAAATACAAGAGTGTGATAAATTGGTAGAAATAGttgaaaaagaagatgcaatGGAAACGGGGATGACAGTATTTGTGTTTCCTTGTTTGTACCATCTAACTTTTTCGAGTATGCCACTCTTGAGTTGCTTTTATCCTGGAAAACATCATCTGGAATGTCCCTTGTTATATTCGCTACATGTGCAATATTGTCCTAAGTTAAAGCTATTCACATCAAACTTTGACGATGGTGAGAATCAAGGAGTTATAGAGGCTCCAATTAGCCCACTACAGCAACCTTTGTTCTCTGTTGAAATATTG TCTTCTCCGAAACTGAAGAAGTTGGTACTCAATGAGAAAATTATTATGTTGTTGAGCGATGCACGTTTGCCACAAGACCTTCTTTACAAGTTAAATCATCTTTCTTTGTGCTTTGGGGATGATAACAATGAGAAAGATACTTTGCCTTTTGATTTCTTTCACAAGGTACCCAATTTAGAAGAACTTGTTGTAGAAAACTGCTTTGGTCTGAAGGAGATATTTCCCTCTCAAAAGCTTCAAGTTCATGACACAGTACTTGTGAGATTGAAAGAATTATTCTTGCTTCAGCTAAATGAGTTAGATTGGGTAGGTTTAGAGCACCCATGGGTACAACCATACTCCGAAAAGCTTGAATTATTATATCTCAGCAACTGTCCTCAAGtagaaaaaatagtttattttgcAGTGTCTTTCATCAATCTTAAACAGTTGTATGTGAAGCTCTGTGAAAAGATGGAGTATTTATTCACATTTACAACACTCAAAAGTTTGGTGAAACTTGAGAGCCTAGTTGTGGAGGAGTGTGAATCAATAAAAGAAATTGCAaaaaatgaagatgaagatgattgTGATGAGATAGTATTCGGACAACTTACATTGATTGAGCTAAATTGCTTACCAAGTTTAGTGAGCTTTTATTCAGGGAATGCCACTTTGCGATGCTCGTCTTTGGTAGCAGTGAAGGTAACTGAATGCCCTAATATGGAAACTTTCTCTCAAGGAGTCATAAAAGCTCCAACTTTATTGGGGATTCAAACATCAGAGGATATTGATGTAACATTCAACGACGATCTCAACACAACGATTCGGAGGTTGTTTCACCAAAAG GATTTTTTCAACTATTCAAAGCGTAGGATTCTTGACTATTATCTTGAGATGACTAAAGTTCAACACAAAAAACCTGCTATTTCAGACAACTTTTTTGGCAGTTTCAAGAAATTGGAATTTGATGCAGCATTTAATAGACCTCTTTTAATTCCCTCTCATGTACTTCCTTACTTGAAGAACTTAGAAGAATTGAATGTGCATAGTTCTGATGCAATACAAGTAATATTTGACATAGATGAGAGTGAAGTCAAGATGAAGGGAATAGTTTATTGTTTGAAAAAgcttactttaaaaaaattgtcaaatttgAAATGTGTATGGAAAGAATACTCCAGAGGAATTGTCAGCTTTCCCAATTTGCAAGAAGTGGTTGTTAAAGATTGTGGAAGCCTAGTAACATTGTTCTCTTCATTCCTTGCAAAAAATCTTGAGAAGCTTGAGACACTTCGAATGAAAAGGTGTGAGAAATTGATAGAAATAGTTGGAAAGGAAGATGGAATGGAACATGGAACGACATTAATGTTTGAATTACCTGTTTTGTCCCTTCTATGTCTTGAAAACATGCCACTGTTGAGTTGCTTTTACCCTAAAAAGCATCATCTGGAATGTCCCTCGTTAAAAGTCTTATTTGTGATATGTTGTCCTAATTTGAAGTTGTTCTCATCAGACTTTGATGATAGTCAAAAAAGAGTTATAGAGGCTTCAATTAGTCCGATACAACAACCTTTGTTGTCGGTTGAAAAG GTTTCTCCCAAACTCGTGGCATTAGCATTCAATGAGGAAAACATTAAGCTTATGAGCTATGCACATTTGCCACAAGACCTTCTTTGTAAACTAAAATTTCTTGTAGTTTACTTTGAGGATAACAATGAGAAAGGTACTTTGCCTTTTGATTTCTTTCACAAGGTACCCAATTTAGAACTTCTTTTTGTACACCAATGCTTTGGTTTGAAGGAGATATTTCCCTCTCAAAAGCTTCAAGTTCATGACACAATATTTGTGAGATTGAAACAATTATACTTGCAACAGCTAAATGAGTTAGAGTGGATTGGTTTAGAGCATCCATGGGTACAACCATACTGTGAAAAAACTTGA